The DNA region GAATCGCAAAATGCACCTAAAAATTGTATGTTCAGACTGTAGACTGTAAACTTGTTAATgaaccattatttatttacattaaaatatactgagAGTTTATCATATCATTAAGAAAAGGTTTGCCAAATAATTAGTAAGTAATGATCTAAATACTGAAAGTTTGTCTAGACTAAATGACATAATTAGAAACATTTCATACCCccttatttgattttaaaaccaaaacataaaattaataaaacacttaCTGAAAACCATGATATCTCTCTTCCATTATATGTGGCCATTCTTTGCAATTTTCTTCTGTATGAGACTCAACAGTAACTAACAAAGATTTAGAGTTTCCACAATCGCCCTCATCACTTGTGTTATGTTTAGATTTAATATCACTAGGATTGTTTGTCCAAAAGTACTCTTTGTTTTCCTCCAGTTTATTTAGTATATCATcaacagttaaatttaatgtggTCACACTTGGAGGAGGTAGTACACCACTAAGACCAGTTTGAATTCGCTTTAGCAACCTGCAATCCTTTTTAATGATGAATTTTTCTTCAGCAATAAAATCAGATGGTATTGGCTCTTCTTTTACTGGTGCTGGCAATAGAATTGGCTCTTCGTCAAACAAATCTGGACTATATGAAGGATCAAccttattttgaaatattttaactggTGTTTTTGATAGTACTGTACTTGAACTTGTACAATCCATTGATTCAACACTTACTTCCTGagtattgaaatttgattCTAGAGTAGTAATAGTAGTTTCATCATTTGACAAACTGACAAAAACATTTTGAGATTTAGAATTGTCTTGAGAATATGAAACATTGCAAGATGAATCATAGGTGTTTTCATAATAAGATTCAACAACTGGATTGTGTTCAATGTCTTGTGTGTGTTCATTTTCTGCCACATTTATTACCTGATTACATTGATCTGTATCTTCAATTGGATTTACACAACAATTATCAGATGCATCAGTGATTTGCttactttcaaaaatttctattGGGTCCGCTACTGGGATCTCAACAGACACCACTTCCTTTGACTCATTGCTAAATCCACTGAAGTCTGTCCTCACACTTGGCACAGATGGGTTAATAATGTCCTCATCAATGGACAAGTTAAACAATCTATGTGTTTCTTCGAAGTCCTCCTTTTCAATTTCAGCACTGATatcaaaattcttaatattgatGTCGGGTCTTTCTAGTAGGGCATCTTCACACAAATAAATaggttttgtaaaaaaatttacttcatTGCCAACACATAAACTATCCTGTGACGAATCCGAATTAGATTCTTGATTATGAGAGATATAGCCACTATCGTAATCCATAATGTGAAGATTCGGTTCCGTTTTCATTGCTACCTCACATAATTTGGTAAAAGACATTTCCATGCCAGACTGGTGTCGTTTTCCTTTAGGGGTGCTGCTGAACGCCTTCAATTGCGCCTCCGCATTAAAAATTACGGCGGACAACACAGTGTTTATATGGGCACTTTTTTTGGCGGTTGTTTTCTCAAAACCGCAAAACTCTTCTTCTTGCGTATACATAATAACAACAACGAGACCACTTCATTATCAGTTCTTACACGACGACCGCGAACGATTTACTTGCATTTATCacgaatatattttcatttgaaaaaacTGGTTTTGTGACACGCCAACAAGCGGACCCCAACCAACGACTTTTGAACTTCCCAAGCGACCAACTGCGATACGAACAGCTGTCAGTTGTGTGTTAGGGATATTGATGTCGTACGAAGGCGCCACGTTTGAATTCGTTATGAAGCGCTCGCCGATCAGTttgttaatcatttaattatgctttctctgtgtaaaaattaatatcaaataatgtttttaatttatttactcattCTTTCAGACTTccatagttatttatattatttgtacttAGCAATTTTTCAGAAGTTTTTGATAAACCATTCAAtagattaatatgtttaaataaacttcGCTCTTTTAGTTTTTGTCTACAATTTCTTGGATAAGGCGCCAcgcaaataatttttcttaaaattctcTATTTCTATTgcctttttatgtttaaattaatataatattaggtACCGAActtaaataacatttgtatATGGTGACTGAcgaagaagttcctattatGATATGTGAGAGAACCAGAACGgctttttatactaattaaagaAGCTCGTTTTTGAGTACATTTTTCATGACTTAGGTCAAATTGCGCATTGTCACATTTATCGTCTGGCCTTTTTACAGGTAGCCAATATGTACTATTCCACGTCTTGCATAAGATCAGTCAACAAAATGGCTTTTAGATaaagacatttttttgttcCACTAAGTTTACTAGCTTTCAACCGTGTTCAGATTGGCAAGAATTGTAGAAATCATaccattttttgttataacaaTACGATCAATAAAAAGTCCAACTTTACATACAACTTTATGATGATATACTTCTACTTCCAAACATGTTGCTCGaagattttaaaagatattgttTAGTTTACTACAGGTGTCATTTTCCATCATCAAAATGGTTCTAACGACCAGAGGGGGGTTAAAGGAAGAAAATGGTGGTCCAAATGTTTTTGCATATGCTTGCTGCTTTAGTGCTGATGtcattttttcctttatttccatttattaatCAGCTGTACCTGAAGTTGATGTTATGgtctaaaattcaataattagtcTATTATTCAAGGGTAGTAAGGGTTCCTCCCATGCTTATTTGGGGCGATGTCAGCTTGATCTTGTGTTTGAGATTTGTTGATCTCCATCAACACTTCTCTGTTTCATCTACCAATGCCTGGAGGTCCTTTGTGGTCTCTCGTAAGACTTGGGTGTGAGCAAGTCAGTATTGTTGgtgaattgttttattagcATCATTTATTCTTAcacttcatattttttatcttaaacatTTGATTTAGTCATACCATTTAAGTCGTCTTTGAAATGTGTGtattaaaagacaaatttttatcaattatttataaaaattgttatgattatataaaagaaaatattgtaaataataataatagactGATAGAGTAAGTGTAGGAATCGTACTAAAGAAAGTAAGTTTCATAATGCTTCACAAAACaccttaacatttttaattaagaaagaaTGTAACCACCCATTCCAATAGTTACTCCAGTAaatgcaatataaattaataaacaacggATAACTCGATCCAACTTATTACAACCATTGCTCGTCATGGCgatgacaatttttaaattgtttaaaaaacaaaaaattaaatgttgcgTTGTCGCCAAATTTTAGTATCAGTTTGTGTATGAACCGTTATTAACACAGCGATGGAGAACGGGAAAATTCTGAACAAGATTGCGGCAAAAATAAGCGCACTTAAAGAGTTATGGGCACAGGCAAAGAAGTCCATGACAAAAGAAGAATTAGATGAAGTGGCGAAGGAATATGCAGCAATAAACAAAAGTTATAACTTGCCGGAGATAACTTTGGATAACGAATGTGGCATATTACTggaaaatttagaaaactcAGAATTTTCTCGCTTAGACCATTTGCAACTTCAGACATACTTGTCCCTGATTGAAGAATTATCGGCAAATCTTTCGAAGTGGTTTCTGCGTACGCAAATTTCTGAACAAATGGCGGATGGATGCGCAATGgttgaagaaaaaatgtgtttgGACTGCAACGAAAATGTGGAAAACGATAGATTTTTCGGCATGACAAACTTGAACTCTCCAAACCATCAACTTGATATACCAAATTTGGTTCCGTTTGAACTCGAGTTGGAAACGGATACCGAAGATGAAGAGGaagaaagttaatttaatgtttgttaatagataaaaatagattttctgttagatattttgataatatgtaAATGATTAGTTAgtgtattttcaatatttttaaatactcctaataaaagacattttgTCAAATTGCgagtttattttgaaattttagtatgtTTGAAATATGAGTTTACGCCAGGAAGTATTCAAAATCAATGTAAAATCGATGGAGGTATTTATATTAGGTTAAGAAATATGACCTATGAAATTGATGGTCACTCTAGTGACTACGTTCGAGTAAGTCAGTTACTCCCAAcgcttaataaaatttaattaaaagtaacagGTCATAAGGaagataaatatgtaaataaaacattatgttaaatacattgtacattattaatttattaacattacatTTCCTAGGTGCTAAAATCCTATAAATCTAAGTTAATattcagaaatatataattaaaagctCTTACTCAAACATCACAGATTCCACATAGTCAAGGAAGACAAAAATAtggttatttttagtaatggACGATGAGATGTTGACACAATGGAATGAATCGCAAACAATCCAAATCAACAATAGAGCTAATCATCGACTGGTAACCCGACTGAACAATCAAGATGTTTTCAGATTATTTCGCGATCAATGCATCGTCTAAAAGATTTTGGCGGATTGTAACGATAGTCGATTAAAACCTGTCGTACTTGTATGGCGTCTCGTTATTCCAAACTGCCAAAATATGATGCATCATACCAATGCGATGGTTTAGAAGAATCGAGTCGACTCAACTCACTCGACCACTGGACTTGATTGCGAGACAAACCATCAAGTAAAACATGCCGGACTCGTCCATCACTagttatttttgaacaaatgaCTCCAGATAATAGTTTCTATCTCCTAAATCACTTCAATCAAATTATTCCTGTACACTATagactcaattttaaataaaaatttattttaaagaatgccAGAAAACTATTGCCACaatgacaataattataacatgGACTATTCCGTTCAGTATTACAAAATGTAGTAAATTTCCAAAATACGTTGTGATATTTTGAACATTCAGAGATTTGAGTccattgataataatatttaacaaccaaatctgaaaataacatataataattgaaacaaaCATTTACTTGTGTTTTATGAGAGATGAAGAGTTAATAAtggttttagaaaataatgacTTTCAATTGCAAACATATCTGAAAGTATTGCATCTAAACACCATCACATCTCATAATCTCCCAACAATTAAAtctatttgttgtttaacaaaaatagatataaaccaaaaacatatgtaatattaaaccACATAGATTAGcactaaacatataaaaataactaaattctaGTTtgcaaactaaatatttaaacagtcaACTCCCTACATACATCTATTAAACGATAATAGAATatgtaagatttttaaaatctaaaatccaTTTATGGTGACAGATTGGGACAGTGATCAATGTGCTCTTCTACCATTCTTGCAGAACGGAATTTCTTATTACACAAGGGACAAGCGAATGTATGCGTCTGAGTCTAAAAAAATacgtaaaattttagaaacgcaaataaaattactgttttaaaGCATAACATTCAACAGTGAAAAGGCTGTGTGAATTTAGGATGTCAAGGATTATATTAGCCCCACCCaccaacaatattatattatttgaaatattataggaagtgttagaaaaaattttgacaagttTACCATCaccttaaatacaaaaattttatttaaatccaaaATATCCTAAACATATCCGTCAGAAGAAACTCCGCGTGCAATTTTATACGTTCTGCCTATTATTTAATCACTGCTAATCGATGTGCTTTAGAACAGTACTTCAATTACGAATAAGTGTTATATAATTAAgtcttaaattttgacaaaacaatttcagtaatattactggaaatatattaaagaacgAATCAATAacacttatttaaaatgtcaataatattttcaattaaaaatgaaagctACTTACCTCGTAAGTCGCACTTGGTGCTGGAGAAGCTCTCGAGTTGCCCGGGGGAACAACCCAATCTGTATTTTTCCTAACAAGTTCAATTTCTTCTAACAGTTGTTGATTTCTTCTGTGTACGTTCTGCAAATCCTCGTTGAGTTGTTCTCTTTCTTGAACCAACACTTCGCGGGCAGATCTCTCCGCTTCGAAATCGGCTTTGTAAACATCCATTTGCATTTGAAAGACGGCATTTTTATCTTCAGCGATCTTTTGcttattttgtaattcttCCACAAACGCCTCCTTGACACTCAGTTGTTCTTTCATTTCCTGCATTTTTTTGTTGAGATTGTTAAGTGTCACGTTGGTGGCCATTAGTTCTTCCTGAACGTTAACGAGCTGCTCGTTGACtgaagaatttatttcttGCAAATgaccattttcaatttttaactgaaagaaaaaattggttaaataCGTTATGTTTCCATTGGACGTAAACATACTATCGGATGCATAAGTGGTCTGCGACTTTCCTGACGTCAGGCCGTATACGGTCACATTCTGTCTGTATTACCATCATTGACAACACATTTGGGAATCGCAACTTACGATGTGTTGGGGAGTCGGCAGTGCACGGTAATACAGACAGAATGTGACCGTATACGGCCTGACGTCAggaaagtggcagaccacttgTGCATCCAATAGTACCtgttcaatatattttgtgctGGAGTCTAATTGTCCTTTAAGTTTGGTAATTTCTTCTTGAAGTGATCCTAGATTACTTATTTCCTGGGGAGCTTGTAACTTTTTCTTTAGGATTTCCATTTCCATCGAAAGCATATTGTTTGAGGCGACTTTGtcgtttatttctttttgaaatttgttaacTTGGTTTGCTAATTCACGTTCTAATTCCTGACACTTATTCATTT from Aethina tumida isolate Nest 87 chromosome 1, icAetTumi1.1, whole genome shotgun sequence includes:
- the LOC109597602 gene encoding NF-kappa-B essential modulator isoform X1, translated to MASAIESPLKPTTSLLSDDTEEESFVILSKSIDPNFESMSFEQDDEMKSINLGKQIVNDFIQNEMTTSSNLPPMPVQGFDVDKENVDNISNLSNESLPGDIQAKISELIEENNKLKNTIMENNNSMKSQKDRILVWQEEVKNVFAANKQQFKEAKEIIESQKKEIAKLMQQQMVTSGEKTKQVSTLTNQCAELSLSKNEQQLLDVQAEVKRLQIQLKKEMDEKAQFQDELNKLKESQMNKCQELERELANQVNKFQKEINDKVASNNMLSMEMEILKKKLQAPQEISNLGSLQEEITKLKGQLDSSTKYIEQLKIENGHLQEINSSVNEQLVNVQEELMATNVTLNNLNKKMQEMKEQLSVKEAFVEELQNKQKIAEDKNAVFQMQMDVYKADFEAERSAREVLVQEREQLNEDLQNVHRRNQQLLEEIELVRKNTDWVVPPGNSRASPAPSATYEIWLLNIIINGLKSLNVQNITTYFGNLLHFVILNGIVHVIIIVIVAIVFWHSLK
- the LOC109597602 gene encoding NF-kappa-B essential modulator isoform X2 produces the protein MASAIESPLKPTTSLLSDDTEEESFVILSKSIDPNFESMSFEQDDEMKSINLGKQIVNDFIQNEMTTSSNLPPMPVQGFDVDKENVDNISNLSNESLPGDIQAKISELIEENNKLKNTIMENNNSMKSQKDRILVWQEEVKNVFAANKQQFKEAKEIIESQKKEIAKLMQQQMVTSGEKTKQVSTLTNQCAELSLSKNEQQLLDVQAEVKRLQIQLKKEMDEKAQFQDELNKLKESQMNKCQELERELANQVNKFQKEINDKVASNNMLSMEMEILKKKLQAPQEISNLGSLQEEITKLKGQLDSSTKYIEQLKIENGHLQEINSSVNEQLVNVQEELMATNVTLNNLNKKMQEMKEQLSVKEAFVEELQNKQKIAEDKNAVFQMQMDVYKADFEAERSAREVLVQEREQLNEDLQNVHRRNQQLLEEIELVRKNTDWVVPPGNSRASPAPSATYETQTHTFACPLCNKKFRSARMVEEHIDHCPNLSP